The Verrucomicrobium spinosum DSM 4136 = JCM 18804 genome includes a region encoding these proteins:
- a CDS encoding autotransporter-associated beta strand repeat-containing protein translates to MFKPVFASASRRLKAILPTPSFLRKAACVLAGVGASLGTASADLIQWNQSLGGDFNTAANWDPAVVPGAGDLATFSIATGDVTLSSAAVLDSILFTGGASTFALGNLGGNGLTLGDGGSITVSSSLAGTGKTFTINAPLLLTPQSSTTAGIFSLLNEAADSSNILVVAGDISAGATTATETLTLGGINTGANLVSGVIGNGGAASLALIKSGAGTWTLSGANTYTGGTAISEGTLALSGGNNRLLSTGAVSFNGPSGTLDVGATSQTLAGVTFQAGSLNNQYVIKGTGGALVVTGGNFEVLGGGAALQSVVTHVNMSGLGSFTFNRAAGIFNVGGTTNIGSAAITGNATVTLAAVSTITAASFNVGHYTTGVDSLNSGTVHLGQTNTINANAIVVGTSKTTATVDFQNLTTPSLKIRGTLGTDADRAQITVGSNDSGLTATVATFDLTNGGTLTSSLDAKVSTLRIGQNNRNSTTLGRAATGTFSMGLGTLDATTIIVGQQGALTGGNTFSGAATGTFNISGGTVIASTLTLADKLSGAAVQTITSNLNLYSGTLNATTIQRGASGTGAGADTATINFNWVDGTISNINGVNQTVNGKTAVNGLTGGLNIVLNNAGNLSGTHIWNVGGTQTSTLENTVTLSGAGSLRKTGTGTLVFQGTNTYAGVTEVAAGTIRFGTRAGLYNGDTTQWTSPNLVVSSGATAAFNVGGSGEFTVQDIDLLSSLGTTTGGFQSGSFIGLDTTNAAGNFVYNLALTNTDNGPNVLGLVKLGTGTLELTAANTYTGGTNIVAGTLALSGGNDRLYRGGVVNFTGSSGTLDVGSTNQSLGGMTFGIAGTNNYTITGASGTLSVIAGNLHIGGGGVGSTGANPTTVNMTGLGTFNYVNTSGTFSVGGRADIGLAVSSAGTLNMAANTTITAAKFSVSPVSSGQSSPNTGTVHMGQNTVINASTIEVGVGKATSVLDFQSSLLNPTLKIRGTGGTDTDRAAITLGIHDSGVVGNTSTVDLVTGVTGASTLDAMVSTLMIAQNTRNGTAGTATTASFAMGQGTMNATSIVVGQQNAVTGANSSGNAIGSLSLYGGAITTTTLTLANKLATNTAQTITSTFNLYSGALYATTIERGATGAGAGADTATINFNWVDGTIGNVAGANQTVNGKTAVNGLTGGLNIVLNNSGNVSGTHTWRVSGTQTATIQSTAILSGAGGLTKTGTGTLVFEGANTYTGMTIVNAGELQLNATGTQSIAGNVTVNGGSVKLMQSAQINTASSLVVAGGTFNLQAFDQTLAGVRLDSGTISGSGTLTSTTAFDLRSGTVSGKLGGTAGLAKSTTGTVILSGVNTYTGGTTVNSGILIATNSGALGTDNSLAIANGASFLYRPTASGALNLGTGVLTLQGGSTIGTSLTNTLSQNVISSSATAAASGAVKVAVYFTPGVTVAAGKHNLVNTGGGLTSGGATYSAAYYNLTNATVSTFQATDTTISVNVASTTALTAAYWKGGLGIGNNVWALSDGASSNWVTNSNGTGATALVPGSGAAITFSATGASNQSDMVLGANMSIASLTVSDTNGITLNDDGSTLTISAAGGINVMAGAGAVTLNSGLNLATAQTWTNNSGNTLSIGGPVIFNSAFTLTATGSGNTVISGALSGSGSVTKTGAGTLTLSGANTNTGGLTVNGGRVNLSGSYLGAISVASAANGRGLLNIQTGASLSGTNMALAIGNGAGANGAVYQTGGDVVINGNINLGLGGNSTTSSYGFFGMSGGTFSDTGADTVRFRMGGGGSYSNGVFYQSGGSINIAYNNGLEVGANASGGFVNSTGVGYLTGGTFTTVSNRIGFNNTTGSSGGVRGEQTVAGAAVVTINGTTTLGQAAGDVGILNLNGGLYITRQITKGNGTSVVNFNGGTLRVATGTSAGAAGSFMTGHTQANVYAGGVTIDTNNINTTVGQALAAPTGNGVSTIEVTNGGSGYVGPPLIVITGAGSGATAVANMEDDGSGNGTFKIATITITSAGTGYTSAPTVTLTGGGGTGAVLGTVSTVANTSGGITKTGNGTLTLTGANTYTGATVVDKGALIAGNASAFGVNSATTVNSGATLRLAGNGVTLGSLSGSGTVEDTTATAATLTLGSDGTSTNFSGVLQNGTGGGLLSVVKTGAGTQVFSGVNTYTGTTTINQGTLQIGHGGVGSTAAGSALTVNGVNAAVAGTGLAAGSVTVTSGFIRPGDNGGAATGTLNVGSLNLAVGGSGVLQIEGTSSYDRINVVNSGGLTLHGNLNVTSSLTGDEYDQTFAIGATFNLLDWAGLLNGTFNVGTNFRNGSEDNGLQFDLPDLSALSRYWDVSQFLTDGTITVVVPEPGRAMLLLAGLSAVLFGRRRGGM, encoded by the coding sequence ATGTTCAAGCCCGTGTTCGCGTCGGCCTCCCGTCGCCTCAAAGCCATCCTCCCCACGCCTTCGTTCCTGAGAAAGGCCGCCTGTGTTCTGGCTGGAGTGGGAGCCAGTTTGGGTACCGCCTCTGCGGATCTGATCCAATGGAACCAGTCGCTGGGCGGCGATTTCAACACGGCGGCGAACTGGGATCCGGCAGTGGTGCCCGGAGCTGGCGACCTGGCTACGTTTAGCATTGCTACGGGTGACGTCACCCTGTCCAGCGCTGCCGTGCTGGACAGCATCCTCTTCACCGGCGGCGCGAGCACTTTTGCACTGGGCAACTTGGGGGGCAACGGTCTGACGCTGGGGGACGGGGGGTCCATTACCGTGTCATCCTCGTTGGCGGGTACCGGCAAGACTTTCACGATCAACGCCCCGCTCCTGCTCACTCCACAGTCCTCCACGACAGCAGGCATCTTTTCCCTGTTGAACGAGGCCGCCGACTCCAGCAACATCCTGGTCGTGGCAGGTGACATCTCGGCGGGGGCGACCACCGCCACGGAAACGCTGACACTGGGTGGGATCAACACCGGGGCGAACCTGGTTTCAGGAGTCATCGGAAACGGAGGTGCTGCGAGCCTGGCCCTCATCAAGAGCGGGGCGGGCACCTGGACGCTGAGCGGGGCCAATACCTACACTGGGGGCACGGCCATCTCTGAAGGGACCCTGGCGCTGAGTGGAGGAAACAACCGGCTGCTCAGCACGGGCGCGGTGAGTTTCAATGGACCATCCGGCACGCTCGACGTGGGCGCGACCAGCCAGACCCTGGCAGGCGTCACGTTCCAGGCGGGTTCCCTCAACAACCAGTATGTCATCAAGGGCACGGGTGGGGCTCTCGTGGTGACGGGCGGCAATTTTGAGGTGTTGGGTGGCGGGGCAGCCCTCCAGTCCGTGGTCACCCATGTGAACATGAGCGGCTTGGGCAGCTTCACCTTCAACCGGGCGGCTGGCATCTTCAACGTCGGAGGCACCACGAACATCGGCAGCGCCGCCATCACCGGCAACGCCACCGTGACACTGGCGGCTGTGAGCACGATCACCGCAGCCAGCTTCAATGTCGGCCACTACACCACAGGCGTTGATTCCCTGAACAGCGGCACTGTGCATCTGGGCCAGACCAACACGATCAACGCCAACGCGATCGTGGTGGGCACCTCCAAGACCACTGCAACGGTTGATTTCCAGAATCTGACCACTCCCTCGCTGAAAATCCGCGGCACACTGGGGACGGATGCAGATCGCGCCCAGATCACGGTGGGCTCCAATGACAGCGGACTCACCGCCACCGTGGCGACCTTTGATCTCACCAACGGCGGAACCCTCACCAGCAGTCTGGATGCGAAGGTCAGTACTCTGCGCATCGGCCAGAACAATCGCAACAGCACCACCTTGGGACGGGCCGCGACCGGGACGTTCAGCATGGGGCTGGGCACGCTGGATGCCACAACCATCATCGTGGGCCAGCAGGGGGCTCTCACAGGGGGCAACACTTTTTCAGGAGCTGCCACAGGCACCTTCAACATCAGCGGTGGCACCGTCATCGCGAGCACGCTGACGCTCGCAGACAAGCTGAGCGGAGCAGCGGTGCAGACCATCACCAGCAATCTCAATCTCTACAGCGGCACCCTCAACGCGACAACGATCCAGCGCGGTGCGTCCGGGACCGGAGCTGGAGCCGACACCGCCACGATCAACTTCAACTGGGTGGATGGCACCATCAGCAACATCAACGGTGTCAACCAGACGGTAAATGGCAAGACAGCAGTCAACGGGCTGACTGGCGGCTTGAACATCGTGCTGAACAATGCTGGGAATTTGTCGGGGACACATATCTGGAACGTTGGCGGCACCCAGACCTCGACGCTGGAAAACACGGTGACCCTTTCGGGTGCGGGCAGCCTGCGCAAGACCGGCACCGGCACCCTGGTGTTTCAGGGAACCAACACTTATGCAGGCGTCACCGAAGTCGCCGCTGGCACCATTCGTTTCGGCACACGAGCTGGTCTTTACAATGGAGACACGACCCAGTGGACGAGCCCCAACTTGGTGGTGTCCTCCGGGGCAACCGCCGCCTTCAATGTGGGTGGTTCGGGAGAATTCACGGTGCAGGACATTGATCTGCTGAGTTCCCTGGGCACGACCACCGGCGGATTTCAAAGTGGTTCTTTCATTGGGCTCGACACCACCAACGCCGCCGGCAACTTTGTGTATAACCTGGCGCTGACCAACACGGACAACGGCCCCAACGTCCTCGGGCTGGTGAAGCTGGGCACGGGTACGCTGGAACTCACGGCTGCCAACACCTACACGGGAGGCACCAACATTGTCGCGGGCACGCTCGCCTTGAGCGGCGGGAACGACCGGCTCTACAGGGGCGGTGTGGTCAACTTCACCGGCAGCAGCGGCACGCTGGATGTTGGCTCTACCAACCAGAGCTTGGGTGGGATGACCTTTGGAATCGCAGGCACGAACAACTACACCATTACGGGAGCCAGCGGCACACTGTCCGTGATTGCCGGCAACCTGCACATCGGCGGGGGCGGTGTGGGTTCGACGGGGGCCAATCCCACGACCGTCAACATGACGGGGTTAGGGACCTTCAACTATGTGAATACGAGCGGCACTTTCAGCGTCGGGGGCAGGGCGGACATCGGACTTGCCGTAAGCTCTGCAGGCACGCTGAACATGGCGGCCAACACCACTATCACAGCGGCGAAGTTCTCCGTCAGCCCGGTGTCATCGGGACAGAGCTCACCCAATACCGGTACGGTGCACATGGGGCAGAATACGGTCATCAATGCCAGCACCATCGAGGTAGGCGTGGGCAAGGCGACTTCTGTGCTGGATTTTCAATCTTCGTTGCTGAACCCGACTTTGAAGATCCGGGGCACCGGCGGTACAGATACGGACCGGGCGGCGATCACTCTTGGCATTCATGACTCCGGGGTGGTGGGCAACACCTCCACCGTGGACCTGGTGACGGGAGTGACGGGAGCCAGCACGCTGGACGCGATGGTTAGCACGCTCATGATCGCTCAAAACACCCGCAATGGTACGGCGGGCACCGCCACCACGGCGAGCTTCGCCATGGGGCAAGGGACGATGAATGCGACCTCGATCGTCGTCGGTCAGCAGAACGCAGTCACCGGAGCCAACTCCTCCGGCAATGCCATCGGCTCCCTCAGCCTGTACGGTGGCGCCATCACCACCACCACGCTGACACTGGCCAACAAACTGGCCACCAACACGGCCCAGACCATCACCAGCACCTTCAATCTCTACAGTGGAGCGCTTTATGCGACCACCATCGAGCGCGGTGCCACGGGTGCCGGGGCAGGTGCTGACACCGCCACCATCAACTTTAACTGGGTGGATGGCACGATCGGCAATGTTGCGGGTGCGAACCAGACTGTCAATGGCAAGACGGCCGTGAATGGCCTCACTGGCGGGCTCAACATCGTGCTGAACAACAGCGGCAACGTCTCGGGCACGCACACGTGGAGAGTCAGCGGCACCCAGACCGCCACGATTCAAAGCACCGCCATTCTCTCTGGAGCGGGTGGCCTCACCAAGACCGGCACTGGCACCCTGGTGTTTGAAGGGGCCAACACCTATACGGGAATGACCATCGTGAATGCTGGCGAATTGCAGCTGAATGCCACTGGCACCCAGTCGATTGCCGGAAACGTGACGGTGAACGGTGGTTCGGTGAAATTGATGCAGTCAGCCCAGATCAACACGGCCAGCAGCCTGGTGGTGGCAGGGGGTACCTTCAACCTTCAAGCCTTTGACCAGACCCTGGCTGGCGTGCGTCTGGATTCAGGCACGATATCCGGCTCGGGCACGCTCACCAGCACCACGGCCTTTGACCTGCGCTCTGGAACCGTGAGCGGCAAGCTGGGCGGGACTGCCGGTCTGGCGAAGAGCACCACCGGCACCGTGATCCTTTCCGGCGTCAACACCTATACGGGTGGCACCACCGTCAACAGTGGCATCCTCATTGCCACCAACTCTGGAGCCTTGGGCACTGACAACTCACTCGCCATCGCCAATGGAGCGAGCTTTCTGTATCGCCCGACTGCCAGTGGTGCTCTAAATCTCGGGACCGGAGTCCTGACTCTGCAAGGAGGCAGCACCATCGGCACCAGCCTCACCAACACGCTTTCACAGAATGTCATCTCCAGTTCCGCAACGGCAGCGGCCAGCGGAGCGGTCAAGGTGGCGGTGTACTTCACGCCCGGCGTTACAGTCGCTGCCGGCAAACACAATCTGGTGAACACCGGTGGCGGATTGACGTCCGGAGGTGCCACGTACTCGGCTGCCTACTACAACCTCACCAATGCCACCGTCAGCACCTTCCAGGCAACGGACACCACGATAAGTGTCAATGTCGCCAGCACCACTGCCCTCACCGCCGCCTACTGGAAGGGGGGGCTGGGCATTGGAAACAACGTCTGGGCCCTGTCTGACGGTGCCTCCAGCAACTGGGTGACAAACTCCAATGGGACCGGAGCGACGGCACTGGTCCCCGGCTCCGGGGCGGCCATCACCTTCTCCGCCACTGGTGCCAGCAATCAGTCAGACATGGTCCTGGGAGCCAACATGTCCATCGCCTCGCTCACTGTGAGCGACACCAATGGCATCACCTTGAACGACGACGGGAGCACCCTCACGATCTCGGCGGCAGGTGGCATCAATGTGATGGCCGGTGCCGGTGCGGTGACCCTGAACTCCGGACTCAATCTGGCGACGGCCCAGACCTGGACCAACAACAGCGGCAATACGCTTTCCATCGGCGGGCCGGTGATCTTCAATAGTGCCTTCACGCTGACGGCGACCGGTTCAGGAAACACCGTGATCTCGGGCGCCCTTAGTGGTTCCGGTAGTGTGACGAAGACGGGCGCAGGGACGCTGACCCTGTCTGGAGCCAACACCAACACGGGCGGCCTGACGGTCAATGGCGGCCGGGTCAATCTGTCCGGCAGTTATCTGGGGGCCATCTCTGTGGCTTCCGCGGCGAATGGCCGTGGCCTGCTCAACATCCAGACGGGAGCGAGTCTTTCGGGGACCAACATGGCCCTGGCCATCGGCAATGGCGCCGGGGCCAATGGTGCGGTCTATCAGACGGGTGGTGATGTGGTGATCAACGGCAACATCAACCTGGGGTTGGGCGGCAACTCGACCACCTCCTCTTATGGCTTCTTTGGCATGAGCGGGGGCACGTTTTCGGATACTGGAGCGGACACTGTCCGGTTCCGCATGGGTGGCGGCGGCTCCTATTCCAACGGGGTGTTCTACCAGTCTGGCGGGTCCATCAACATCGCCTACAACAATGGCCTGGAAGTGGGGGCCAACGCCTCAGGGGGCTTCGTCAATTCCACAGGCGTGGGCTATCTGACCGGCGGGACCTTTACCACTGTCTCCAATCGGATTGGCTTCAACAACACCACGGGCAGTTCTGGCGGGGTTCGTGGTGAGCAAACCGTCGCTGGAGCGGCTGTGGTGACGATCAACGGCACCACCACCCTAGGGCAGGCTGCTGGAGATGTCGGCATCCTGAACCTGAACGGGGGTCTGTATATCACGCGGCAGATCACCAAGGGAAATGGTACCAGCGTTGTGAACTTTAACGGCGGCACCCTCCGGGTCGCTACGGGTACGAGTGCTGGTGCTGCAGGCAGCTTCATGACCGGCCACACTCAAGCAAATGTCTATGCAGGAGGAGTGACGATCGACACCAACAACATCAACACCACCGTCGGGCAAGCTTTGGCGGCTCCCACGGGGAACGGTGTCTCCACGATTGAAGTCACCAACGGGGGCAGCGGTTACGTGGGGCCTCCGCTCATCGTCATCACTGGCGCGGGCAGCGGCGCCACGGCAGTTGCCAACATGGAGGATGACGGCTCTGGCAACGGAACCTTCAAGATTGCCACCATCACGATCACGAGCGCAGGCACTGGTTACACCAGCGCGCCTACGGTGACTTTGACGGGCGGGGGCGGGACAGGCGCCGTTCTCGGAACTGTTTCCACGGTTGCCAATACTTCCGGGGGCATCACGAAGACCGGCAACGGCACGCTCACTCTGACAGGTGCTAACACCTACACAGGTGCGACGGTGGTGGATAAAGGTGCGTTGATCGCTGGCAATGCCAGTGCCTTCGGCGTGAACTCGGCGACGACTGTCAACTCGGGAGCCACCCTGCGCCTCGCTGGCAATGGCGTCACCCTGGGTTCGCTCTCCGGGTCAGGCACGGTGGAAGATACCACCGCGACCGCGGCGACACTCACTCTGGGCAGCGATGGAACCTCGACCAACTTCAGTGGGGTGCTGCAGAATGGCACTGGCGGCGGTCTCCTCTCCGTCGTGAAGACCGGTGCAGGCACCCAGGTCTTCTCGGGTGTGAACACCTACACGGGCACCACCACGATCAATCAAGGCACGCTGCAAATTGGTCACGGGGGTGTGGGTTCGACTGCGGCAGGCAGCGCGCTGACGGTGAACGGTGTCAACGCAGCGGTGGCTGGGACTGGTCTCGCAGCGGGATCTGTGACCGTTACCTCAGGCTTTATTCGTCCGGGCGACAACGGCGGCGCAGCGACTGGCACTCTGAATGTTGGCAGTCTGAACCTCGCGGTCGGCGGCAGCGGTGTGCTGCAAATCGAGGGCACCAGCAGCTATGACCGGATCAATGTGGTCAACAGCGGCGGGCTGACCCTGCACGGCAATCTGAATGTCACCAGCTCGCTCACAGGGGATGAATACGACCAGACCTTTGCCATTGGTGCCACCTTCAACCTCCTCGACTGGGCGGGCCTCTTGAACGGCACCTTTAATGTCGGTACCAACTTCCGCAACGGCAGCGAGGACAACGGCCTGCAATTTGACCTGCCAGATCTCAGTGCCCTTTCACGCTACTGGGATGTCAGCCAGTTCCTCACAGACGGCACCATCACCGTGGTCGTCCCTGAGCCGGGCCGGGCGATGTTGCTGCTCGCGGGGCTGAGCGCAGTGCTCTTCGGGCGTCGTCGTGGAGGGATGTAG
- a CDS encoding alpha/beta hydrolase, which translates to MKLALPALFLAVTFATGTLLSAEPSHPAELPLWPNGAPGSEARRSEPEKLDGSNVSNVHNPTITPYLPAKDNTGLAVIIAPGGGHSKLCLGHEGYALAEWFQDHGIAAFVLKYRLARDKDSNGAYTIQDHAMADTRRALRTVRSRAQEWGIKADKIGIIGFSAGGELAAFSAMKSDAGDASSADPVEKVSSRPDFQALIYPGTSNLFTVEKGMPPLFIACGYGDRPDIAEGMASLYLKYKAADVKAELHIYSNAGHGFGYKPGTTTAAGAWPFRFREWLTDSGFLK; encoded by the coding sequence ATGAAACTCGCCCTCCCTGCCCTCTTCCTGGCTGTCACCTTCGCCACTGGTACTCTGCTCAGCGCCGAGCCCAGCCACCCCGCCGAACTCCCCCTGTGGCCCAATGGAGCCCCGGGATCCGAAGCCCGTCGCAGCGAGCCGGAGAAGCTGGACGGCAGCAATGTCTCCAACGTCCACAACCCCACCATCACACCTTACCTTCCTGCCAAGGACAACACGGGTCTGGCTGTGATCATCGCCCCTGGTGGGGGTCACTCCAAGCTCTGCCTCGGGCATGAGGGGTATGCCCTGGCCGAGTGGTTCCAAGACCACGGCATCGCCGCCTTCGTCCTGAAGTATCGCCTGGCCCGGGACAAAGACTCCAACGGTGCCTACACCATCCAGGACCACGCCATGGCCGACACCCGCCGTGCCCTGCGCACGGTGAGGAGCCGGGCCCAAGAGTGGGGCATCAAGGCAGACAAGATCGGCATCATCGGCTTCTCCGCCGGCGGTGAACTGGCCGCCTTCTCGGCCATGAAATCCGACGCTGGCGATGCCAGCTCGGCCGATCCCGTTGAGAAGGTCAGCAGCCGCCCGGATTTCCAGGCCCTCATCTACCCCGGCACCTCCAACCTCTTCACCGTGGAGAAAGGCATGCCCCCGCTCTTCATCGCCTGCGGTTACGGCGACCGCCCGGACATCGCCGAAGGCATGGCCAGCCTCTACCTCAAATACAAGGCCGCTGATGTGAAAGCGGAGCTGCACATCTACAGCAACGCCGGTCACGGCTTCGGCTACAAGCCCGGCACCACCACCGCCGCCGGTGCCTGGCCCTTCCGCTTCCGTGAATGGCTTACAGACAGCGGGTTTTTGAAATAG
- a CDS encoding DUF417 family protein: MHLYSRFLTLAAGSERLGMTMTRLGLILVLLWIGGLKIFKYEADGIVPFVANSPLMSFLYKHPAPEYKTHMNAEGQLVPQNRAWHEENRTYPFAYGLGAVIVLYGLLLCLHPWSPGLAAVGSFLVAVMSLVTLSFLITTPESWVPALGDTEHGFPYLSGRGRLVVKDAIMLGAALITMADSARAALARRA; this comes from the coding sequence ATGCATCTCTATTCGCGCTTTCTCACGCTGGCAGCGGGCTCAGAACGGCTGGGCATGACCATGACCCGCCTGGGTCTCATCTTGGTGCTCCTCTGGATCGGCGGGCTGAAGATCTTCAAGTATGAGGCGGACGGGATTGTACCCTTCGTGGCCAACAGCCCCCTCATGAGCTTCCTCTACAAACACCCGGCACCGGAGTACAAAACGCACATGAATGCCGAAGGCCAGCTCGTGCCGCAGAACCGTGCCTGGCATGAGGAGAACCGCACCTACCCGTTCGCCTACGGCCTGGGCGCAGTGATCGTGCTTTATGGATTGCTGCTCTGTCTTCACCCTTGGTCCCCCGGACTGGCCGCGGTGGGGAGTTTCCTCGTCGCGGTGATGTCCCTCGTCACGCTGTCTTTTCTCATCACCACGCCAGAGTCGTGGGTGCCTGCACTGGGAGATACGGAACACGGCTTCCCCTACCTGAGCGGGCGCGGGCGGCTCGTGGTGAAAGACGCCATCATGCTGGGAGCCGCACTCATCACCATGGCTGACTCTGCCAGAGCGGCGCTGGCACGACGTGCTTAA
- a CDS encoding helix-turn-helix domain-containing protein: MSIPLHLYDPRRGEPALRVERLEDARWPEGAQRANYFTVLWLPQGGTYHAGETTHALSGAALIFFQPYQIFQVERSHTALVNGTVLQFHANFLCIETHHDEIGCNGVLFNEVYGSPHVPVDGDLIEGITNLVAQMRSELAQGGLAHTELLVSYLKVLLIKATRRKLELGAGAEGALPGRFPEVVNRFIELVEQHYQKRHAPADYAMMLHLTPKALGRTVKRALGRTPTQIVRERLVKHAQWQLLHTLRPVKEIAAEVGLEDEFYFSRLFKQAIGLSPVKYREFETAIRGGRNLSM, from the coding sequence ATGAGCATCCCGCTACACCTCTACGATCCCCGGCGGGGAGAGCCCGCCTTGCGTGTGGAAAGGCTGGAGGATGCGCGGTGGCCGGAGGGTGCCCAGCGTGCCAACTATTTCACGGTGTTGTGGCTGCCCCAGGGCGGCACTTACCACGCGGGGGAGACGACTCACGCTCTGTCCGGAGCCGCGTTGATCTTCTTCCAGCCCTACCAGATTTTTCAGGTGGAGCGGTCCCATACTGCACTGGTGAATGGCACCGTCCTACAGTTCCACGCGAACTTCCTCTGCATCGAGACCCATCACGATGAGATTGGCTGCAATGGGGTGCTCTTCAACGAAGTGTATGGTTCGCCTCACGTTCCCGTAGATGGAGACTTGATTGAGGGCATCACCAACCTCGTCGCCCAGATGCGTAGCGAGCTGGCCCAGGGAGGACTGGCCCATACGGAACTCCTGGTCTCCTACCTGAAGGTGCTGCTCATCAAAGCCACCCGGCGCAAGCTTGAACTTGGGGCCGGGGCAGAGGGGGCTCTGCCGGGCCGCTTCCCGGAGGTGGTGAACCGTTTCATCGAACTGGTGGAGCAGCACTATCAAAAGCGGCACGCCCCTGCCGACTACGCGATGATGCTTCATCTCACGCCCAAGGCACTGGGTCGCACCGTGAAACGGGCACTGGGTCGCACGCCCACGCAGATTGTGAGAGAGCGGCTCGTCAAGCACGCCCAGTGGCAGCTGCTGCACACCCTCCGCCCGGTGAAGGAGATCGCTGCGGAAGTAGGGCTGGAAGATGAGTTCTACTTCAGCCGCCTGTTCAAGCAGGCCATCGGGCTCTCGCCGGTGAAGTACCGGGAGTTCGAGACGGCCATCCGCGGCGGGCGCAATCTGTCCATGTAG
- a CDS encoding pirin family protein: MITVRKSNDRGHANHGWLDSKFSFSFAEYEDPKHVHFRSLRVINEDRIAPGGGFPTHPHRDMEIFSYVLEGALQHADSMGNGRVLKPGQIQLMSAGQGVRHSEYNPSQSEPTHMLQMWIFPERRGLTPSYTEWHPKPEHDTQAKVLVISEDGREDSAVIRQDASIYRLKIKAGEEITHDLAAGRGVWLQLAKGSLSVNGNSLVAGDGASSETAGTLTIKADQDAEGILFDLG, from the coding sequence ATGATCACCGTTCGCAAATCCAATGACCGCGGCCACGCCAACCACGGCTGGCTGGACTCCAAGTTCAGCTTCAGCTTCGCCGAGTACGAAGATCCGAAGCACGTCCACTTCCGCAGCCTGCGAGTCATCAATGAAGACCGCATCGCCCCCGGAGGCGGCTTCCCCACCCACCCCCACCGCGACATGGAAATCTTCAGCTACGTGCTGGAGGGAGCCCTGCAACATGCCGACAGCATGGGCAATGGCCGCGTGCTCAAGCCCGGCCAGATCCAGCTCATGAGCGCTGGCCAGGGCGTGCGTCACAGCGAGTACAACCCCTCCCAGTCCGAGCCAACTCACATGCTGCAGATGTGGATCTTCCCCGAGCGCCGTGGGCTCACCCCGAGCTACACGGAGTGGCACCCGAAGCCGGAGCATGACACGCAGGCCAAGGTGCTGGTCATCTCTGAAGACGGGCGGGAGGACTCCGCGGTCATCCGCCAGGATGCCAGCATCTACCGGCTGAAGATCAAGGCGGGCGAGGAAATCACCCATGACCTCGCCGCCGGACGCGGGGTGTGGCTGCAGCTCGCCAAAGGCAGTCTGAGTGTGAACGGCAACTCTCTGGTCGCTGGCGACGGAGCCAGCAGCGAGACGGCTGGCACGCTCACCATCAAGGCCGATCAGGATGCGGAAGGCATCTTGTTTGACCTGGGTTGA